In Mycolicibacterium mucogenicum DSM 44124, the following are encoded in one genomic region:
- a CDS encoding DUF881 domain-containing protein, translating into MADDEQHEEEHHGRHELPDGVPARLPRTRSQLMFGALAVLLCVLLGVAIATQVRQTESGDALDTARPADLLVLLDSLQQREASLNTEVADLQKTLSSLQASGNSDQAAIENAQARLRALSILIGTVAATGPGVTITIEDVAPGVSPETLLDVINELRAAGAEAMEIRSGRGDQQTAVRVGVDTWVTGTAGALVVDNVTMNPPYSILAIGDPPTLAAAMNIPGGAMDSVKRVGGTMTVQQADTIDVSALRQPKPRQYAQPVK; encoded by the coding sequence ATGGCTGACGACGAACAGCACGAGGAAGAACACCACGGCCGGCACGAGCTGCCCGACGGCGTCCCGGCCCGGCTGCCGCGCACCCGGTCGCAGTTGATGTTCGGCGCGCTGGCGGTACTGCTCTGTGTGCTGCTCGGGGTGGCCATCGCGACGCAGGTGCGCCAGACCGAATCCGGTGACGCCCTCGACACCGCGCGGCCCGCCGACCTGCTGGTGCTGCTCGACTCGCTGCAACAGCGCGAGGCGTCTCTCAACACCGAGGTGGCCGACCTGCAGAAGACGCTGTCGTCGTTGCAGGCGTCGGGCAACAGCGACCAGGCCGCCATCGAGAACGCGCAGGCGCGCCTGCGCGCCCTGTCGATCCTGATCGGCACCGTCGCGGCCACCGGCCCGGGCGTCACCATCACCATCGAGGACGTCGCACCCGGCGTGTCGCCCGAGACCCTGCTCGATGTCATCAACGAGTTGCGCGCCGCCGGCGCCGAGGCCATGGAGATCCGGTCGGGACGCGGTGACCAGCAGACCGCGGTACGGGTCGGTGTCGACACCTGGGTGACCGGCACCGCGGGCGCGCTGGTCGTCGACAACGTGACCATGAACCCGCCCTATTCCATTCTCGCCATTGGGGATCCGCCGACGCTGGCGGCCGCGATGAACATCCCGGGCGGGGCGATGGACAGTGTGAAACGGGTTGGCGGCACAATGACCGTGCAACAGGCCGACACGATCGACGTGAGTGCCTTGCGGCAACCGAAACCGCGCCAATACGCTCAGCCCGTCAAGTAG
- the gcvH gene encoding glycine cleavage system protein GcvH — protein sequence MSETPADLLYTTEHEWVRRTGEGTVRVGITDFAQGALGDVVYVDLPEVGTTVAAGDVFGEVESPKTTSELYAPIAAKIVAVNGDLEGSPDLVNSDPYDAGWLIELQADAAELDSQLAGLLDADGYRATLDE from the coding sequence GTGAGCGAAACGCCAGCCGATCTGCTGTACACCACCGAGCACGAATGGGTGCGCCGCACCGGCGAGGGCACCGTACGCGTCGGGATCACCGATTTCGCGCAGGGCGCGCTGGGCGACGTCGTCTACGTCGATCTGCCCGAGGTCGGCACCACCGTCGCCGCCGGCGACGTGTTCGGTGAGGTCGAATCGCCCAAGACGACGTCGGAGCTGTACGCCCCGATCGCCGCGAAAATCGTTGCGGTCAATGGTGATCTGGAAGGCTCGCCCGACCTGGTCAACTCCGATCCGTACGACGCCGGCTGGCTCATCGAACTGCAGGCCGACGCGGCCGAACTGGACAGCCAGCTCGCCGGTCTGCTGGACGCGGACGGCTACCGGGCGACCCTGGACGAGTAA
- the garA gene encoding glycogen accumulation regulator GarA, which produces MTDNDSGSGTDFGSEEATVETTSVFRADFLNELDAPASTSGTSAVSGVEGLPVGSALLVVKRGPNAGSRFLLDQPSTSAGRHPDSDIFLDDVTVSRRHAEFRLESGEFQVVDVGSLNGTYVNREPVDSAVLANGDEVQIGKFRLVFLTGPKTDDSSAG; this is translated from the coding sequence GTGACGGATAACGACAGCGGTTCGGGGACCGATTTCGGCTCCGAGGAGGCAACAGTGGAGACCACATCGGTCTTCCGGGCGGACTTCCTCAATGAGCTCGACGCCCCGGCTTCGACGAGCGGCACCAGTGCCGTCTCCGGAGTTGAAGGACTGCCGGTGGGCTCGGCCCTCCTGGTGGTCAAGCGCGGGCCGAATGCCGGCTCGCGATTCCTGCTGGATCAGCCGAGCACCTCGGCGGGCCGTCATCCCGACAGCGACATCTTCCTCGACGATGTGACGGTGAGCCGTCGCCACGCCGAGTTCCGGCTCGAGTCCGGTGAGTTCCAGGTGGTCGACGTCGGCAGCCTCAACGGCACCTACGTCAACCGCGAGCCCGTCGACTCGGCGGTGCTGGCCAACGGTGACGAGGTCCAGATCGGCAAGTTCCGCCTCGTGTTCCTGACCGGCCCCAAGACCGACGACAGCTCGGCTGGTTAG
- a CDS encoding small basic family protein: MIGIAALVVGIVVGLIFHPSVPEAVQPYLPIAVVAALDAVFGGLRAYLERIFDAKVFVISFVFNVLVAAVIVYVGDQLGVGTQLSTAIIVVLGIRIFGNAAALRRRLFGA, translated from the coding sequence ATGATCGGGATCGCGGCACTGGTGGTCGGCATCGTGGTGGGGTTGATCTTCCACCCCAGCGTGCCCGAAGCGGTCCAGCCGTATCTGCCGATCGCCGTGGTGGCGGCGCTGGACGCGGTGTTCGGGGGGCTGCGGGCCTACCTGGAACGCATCTTCGATGCGAAGGTCTTCGTGATCTCGTTCGTTTTCAACGTCCTGGTCGCGGCCGTGATCGTCTACGTGGGCGACCAGCTGGGCGTGGGCACGCAGCTGTCCACCGCGATCATCGTCGTGCTCGGTATCCGGATCTTCGGCAACGCGGCGGCGCTGCGCCGAAGGTTGTTCGGGGCGTGA
- a CDS encoding DUF881 domain-containing protein, with the protein MTEAGTPRDRALGGYWPEAGRNSHVADEPVRIPVPSLLRSLLTDHLDPGYAAAAERREAAGDGARRGSRRFVDGAWLLVGVAAVSVVFVTAAQHAVSMAPANDQTQHVLSANARTAEERTRDSTATRDALAGQVEAARRSRLAGDEKGRELLAALEQAEFGAGVTAVTGPGLTVTVTEPPPSPNLSDVSKQRVAGSPQIILDRDLQLAVNSLWAAGAEAVSVGGVRIGPNVTMRQAGGGILVDNQPVASPYVVVAIGPPHAMQEVFEQTPAMQRLMLLAQSYGVGISVQTRDRLTVSAASVRDVNFAKEIGPK; encoded by the coding sequence GTGACGGAAGCCGGGACGCCCCGGGACCGGGCGCTGGGCGGCTACTGGCCGGAGGCCGGCCGTAACAGCCACGTCGCCGACGAGCCGGTCCGGATTCCGGTGCCGTCACTGCTGCGCTCGCTGCTGACCGACCATCTCGATCCGGGCTACGCCGCCGCGGCCGAGCGCCGCGAGGCGGCCGGTGACGGTGCCCGCCGCGGCTCCCGGCGGTTCGTCGACGGCGCCTGGCTGCTGGTCGGCGTCGCCGCGGTGTCGGTGGTGTTCGTGACGGCGGCACAGCACGCGGTGTCGATGGCCCCGGCCAACGACCAGACCCAGCATGTCCTGTCGGCCAACGCGCGCACCGCCGAAGAGCGGACCCGCGACAGCACCGCCACCCGCGACGCCCTCGCGGGCCAGGTGGAGGCCGCGCGCCGCAGCCGGCTGGCCGGCGACGAGAAAGGCCGTGAGCTGCTGGCCGCCCTCGAGCAGGCCGAGTTCGGCGCGGGCGTGACCGCGGTGACCGGCCCCGGCCTCACCGTCACCGTCACCGAGCCGCCGCCGAGCCCGAACCTGTCCGATGTGTCGAAGCAGCGCGTTGCCGGCAGCCCGCAGATCATCCTGGACCGCGACCTGCAGCTGGCCGTCAACTCGTTGTGGGCGGCCGGTGCCGAGGCGGTCTCCGTCGGCGGCGTGCGGATCGGGCCGAACGTGACCATGCGGCAGGCCGGCGGTGGCATCCTCGTCGACAACCAGCCGGTGGCCAGCCCGTACGTCGTCGTCGCCATCGGGCCGCCGCACGCCATGCAGGAGGTGTTCGAGCAGACCCCTGCCATGCAGCGGCTGATGCTGCTCGCCCAGTCGTACGGCGTGGGAATCAGCGTCCAGACCCGCGACCGGCTGACGGTGTCGGCCGCGTCGGTACGAGATGTCAACTTCGCCAAGGAGATTGGACCAAAGTGA